The nucleotide window TCGGCCTGAACAGATTTAAAATCGTTGGCATAGATGGCAGGAACCAGCGAAAGAATGTTTTTGAAAGCAAGTGCCGGAGTTGACAACTTGATATCCATACCATAGCCTTTCGGTAGCATTGCAACCCATCCGTCCAAACTGGCTTCGAGATCATTCACCTTAATCTTATTCTTTTTGAGCGTGTATTTGCTATGCTTGAGATCGGCATTCAGGTTGGCTTCCAACTCGATGTTGGCATCGCGCAGATAGGGGATATTTCCCATGGTGAAGCTCACTTTTTCGGCCTTCATCTGCGTTTCAATGTCGGTAACGTCGGCCGTCATATCGCCCGAGAGAGTGCCCGAAAATTTGTTGAGCGTAAGCAATTGTCCTGCTTTACGGTCGTTATAGGTAATCCGGCCTTCGTCGATAGCCAGCTTTTTAAGCTTGAGATGAAATTTTGATGGAGTAGTATCGGTTTTGGCAACCGTGGAGTCGGGTTTCATGATGTCCCAGTTCACCTTGCCGTCTTTGGCCACAATGGCGTTTACTACCGGGCGATCGAGCACCACTTTGGAAACCTCGTAACCGCTGTTTCCGAAAAGGCTCAGGAGGTTGACCACCACCTGAAAAGATTTGGCGGAGACAAGAGTATCTTTGGCAAACTCACCAACACCGACGATGGAAAGATCCTCGAGCTCGATGGTTGCCTTTGGAAAATTACGCAGTAAGCTGATGCTTAACTTGCTGTAATTGAACGTTGCATTAAGCTTTTTGTTGGTTTCGGATTTGACAATAGTGTCTACTTTGCCATTGAAAGCCATAGGCAAAAAAAGGAGGATCAAGAAAAATCCTCCGAAAACAGAGCCAAAAATAATGAGTTGTTTCTTCATAAAGATTATTGGATATAAAATCAAAAAACAAAAGAAGCGACTCAGAGAGCTCTGTCAGCAAACGGCAAATAAATGCCGGAACTTATTTCAGCTTATTGGTTGCCGTGTCGGGAAAAATGATGGTTGGCTTCCAGGTTTTTGCTTCCTCGAAATCCATCGTTGCAAATGACACAACCAACACAATATCACCCGGTTGAACCAGGCGTGCAGCTGCACCATTCAGGCATACGGTTCCCGAACCGCGTTCTCCCTTAATGATATAAGTTTCGAAGCGTGCACCGTTATTGTTGTTCAGAATGCTGACTTTTTCGTGCTCTATGAGATTGGCGGCATCCATTAAATCTTCGTCAAGAGTGATGCTGCCGATATAGTTCAAATTCGCGTCGGTAACAGTGACACGGTGGATCTTGGATTTTAAAACTTCAATTTGCATGAAAATGATTGGTTAGTGGGTGTTGATTATTGTCGACCGACAACTTTCAACAGGTGATTAATTTGCCTTAATTCAATAAAATAAAACTACTTGTAACGGATATTGTCGATGAGGCGTACTTCGCCGCAAAATACGGTGATACATCCTACGATATAATCGGTTTGATTCCAATCCGATACTGCCTGAAGGGTATTGCCATCGACAATCTCAAAATATTCGACGCGCAACTCACTCTCTTTGTTGACGTTGTCAATTACCCAGTCGGTGAGTTCGGCAATCGATTTTGAGGGTGCAAAATTACGACTTTCAAATAAAACTTTCGATATAGTTACTGCTTTTTTTCGCTGACTATCAGTTAAACGGGCATTTCTGCTACTCAATGCCAGACCGTCGGCTTCACGCACAATGGGGCAGGCAATGATTTCGAGTGGCAATCCAAGTTGTTTTACCATCTCACGGATAATGGCCAGTTGCTGAAAGTCTTTTTCTCCAAAATAGGCCTTGTCGGGTGTCACGATGTCAAATAACTTGCTCACAATCTGAGCTACTCCGTTGAAATGTCCCGGACGATACTTGCCTTCCATCACCTTATCTAGCGGTGCGAAATCGAATACGCGGGTATCAGGTTCGGGATAAATTTCATCTTCGCTTGGTGCAAAGATAAGGTTACATCCGACGCTTTGTAACAACTCAGTATCTTTTTCGAGTGTACGCGGGTAGTTTTTCAGATCGTTTTTGTCGTTGAACTGAGTAGGGTTTACAAAAACACTAACTACGGTTACGTCATTTTCTGCAGCACATTTTTTCACGAGCGAAGCGTGTCCTGCGTGGAGGGCACCCATGGTGGGAACCAGTCCGATGGTTTTGCCGGCTGCTTTTTGAGCTGCAATTTCAGCTTTCAGGTCGGCAATGGTTGAAAAGACTTTCATTGATTATAGTTTTACTAAAGTTCCGATTTTTTCGCCGCTCATCACCTTTTTGAGGTTGCCAACGGTGTCCATGTCAAAAACATAGATCGGCATTTTATTTTCTTTGCACATTGTGGTTGCGGTCAGATCCATCACCTTGAGGCCACGGATGTAGATTTCGTCGTATGTAATTTCGTCGAATTTGGTGGCGGTAGGATCTTTTTCGGGGTCGGCGGTGTAGATGCCGTCCACGCGGGTGCCTTTGAGCATCACGTCGGCTTCGATTTCGATGGCACGAAGTGAAGAACCGGTGTCGGTGGTGAAGAATGGGTTGCCGGTGCCGGCCGAGAAGATGGCCACTTCGCCGCGTTCCATACTTTCAATAGCTTTTGCTTTGCTGTAGAATTCGCCGATCGGCTCCATGCGGATAGCCGTCAGTACGCGCGTCTTCATGCCCAGTGATTCGAGAGCAGAGCTGAGCGCCAGGCTGTTGATAACGGTAGCCAACATGCCCATTTGATCGCCTTTTACGCGGTCGAAACCTTTGGAAGCGCCGCTCAAACCGCGGAAGATATTTCCACCTCCGATAACGATTCCGATTTGAACGCCCATATCGGCAATTTCTTTAATTTGGGCAGCATACTCGCCGAGGCGGGTTTCGTCGATGCCGTACTGTTTTTCTCCCATCAGCGATTCACCGCTGATTTTTAGCAATATGCGTTTGTAGATTGCCATAGAAATGTAGGGTTAAAATAGCGTTATATTTTGCGGCGCAAAGTTCGGCAAATTTATTGGTATGGCAATGAGAAACGAGTTTAAGATGTAGAAATAATCTATTTAAATGCGGTTGATTTCCAGTTCAATTTAACTCATAAGAAGTTAGGAAATGGGAATCAATTAAGAAAAAAGTTACGGATTTGATTCAGCAATTGTTTCGTTCTCTTTATTTAGTGGCAATGTAAGCCAGAGATAGGATGAAGAAGTCAGGGGATTCCGTTCGTATACTCTTATTTGGTTGGCTATTTCAAATATCGAATAGCCGCTTTTGCCTGCCAACGATTGTTGCAGTGTACGGGTAAGAATGCCCGGAACGCCGTTATAGTCGAACACGGCATTGCGGTGATAGTGACCGCCCAGTATAGCTTTGGTATTGTATTTCAATAGCGTATTTATTATTTTGGCTGAATCGTCCACCTGAACCGAGACGATAGGAAAATGAGTGACGGCAATGATGGGATGATGCGACGGGATTTTCGATAACTGGCGGTTGATCCAGTTGAGTTCATTCTGGTTTACACGCCCCCGGTTATTTCCATTTCCTTGCCCGGTATTGAATCCAATGAATGAATAACCTTTATGGTTGAATAAAAAATGGTGTTGTATGAAAACCGAATCGAAAGTACCGGTAATCGTTTTACAATGACGTGTGTCGTGATTACCCGGAATGGCGTAGTAAGGTATTTTCAGGCTGTCGAGCAACTGTTTGGCTTTCAGTAGCGATGGACGGTCGCCTTTATCGGCCACGTCGCCCGCCACGATCACAAAATCCAGGTTGTTCTGGCTGTTGAGATCTTTTACCGTTTGGCGCAAAGTGGCTTCGTTTCGTAGATCGGTTTGCTTGAGATGTGTGTCGGTGATCAGAGCAAACCGGAACGATCCGGTGATATTTTGCGCAAAGGCGGAAACCGAACAAACGATTTCCGCCCAAAGCAGGATAATTATTGCTAAACGTTTCACGTGTGTTCTCTTTTTTAGATCGAATTAGCTTTGTGTTTGTACTTGAAGAACAGGGCAAACAAAACTGCAATGACCATTGCATAGCCTGCAAATATAAACCATATGGTAGGCCAGTCGCGACTAATCAGCACACCGCCTTCCCCATATTTGGAGTACAAATCGACGATTGCACCACTGGCATATCCTCCCATAATAGCACCCAAACCGTTGGTCATCATCATAAACAACCCCTGTGCACTGGCTCTGATTTCAGGTTTTGCTTCGGTTTCCACAAACAACGAACCAGAGATATTGAAGAAATCGAATGCCATGCCATAAACGATCATGGAGAGGATGAGTAGTGTCAGTCCCGATCCGGGGTTTCCGATACCGAAAAATCCGAAACGGAGCACCCAGGCCAACATGCTCATTAGCATCACCTGTTTGATTCCAAAACGTTTCAGGAAGAATGGTATGGTGAGAATAAACAATGTCTCAGACATTTGCGAAAGCGAGAGCAGGATCACCGAATGTTTGACGCCGAACGACTCGGCATATTCGGGAATGGATTTGAAACTACCGATAAAGAGGTCGCCGTACGAATTGGTGATTTGCAACGCAGCCCCCAAAAGCATGGCAAAGAAAAAGAAAACGGCCATCTTTCGTGTCTTGAACAGCACCAAAGCATCGAGTCCCAGTGCCGACATCAGCGATTTATGCTCCGTTTTGGCGGGAGGGCAAGCCGGCAGGGTAAAGGAGTACAGGGCCATGAAGAGCGAAGCAATGGAACCTACGTAGAGCTGTGCGTTGGAGTTTTTGAAGCCCGACAGGTCGACCACCCACATGGCAACGATAAAACCGATGGTTCCGAACGTTCGAATCGGTGGAAAAGCCTTGACAATATCGTATTTATATTGCTCCAGAGCGTTGTAAGCAACCGTGTTATTCAGCGCAATGGTGGGCATGTAAAAGAACAGGTTTATCAGCATCGCCCAGTACATGTGATCGTAATCGGTAAGGGTAGAGGCGTAAAACAGCGCTCCGGCTCCGAACAGGTGGCAAATACCCAGCAAGCGTTCGGCATTGACCCATTTGTCGGCGATGATGCCAATGATTCCGGGCATCACCAACGAAGCTATGCCTAAGGTTGCGAAAATCGATCCGATTTGGCCTCCTTCAAAGTTGAGGTTACGACCCAGGTATCCACCGAGAGAAATCAACCACGATCCCCAGATAAAAAACTGGAGGAAACTCATCAGCGTCAGGCGGAATTTTATGTTCATAAGGCGATTTTAATTTAAGTTGATACAAAAGTACAAATTTGTCGGATGTTGGCAAATAAGGTATGTGTTTTAATAAAATGCGATTTTGGTGACTGTAATCACCAAATATTATAATATTTTTCTATTTAAATCACCAAAATCATATTTTTTGCCGCTTTGCGGTCAATTTTTCCGTTGGGGGTCATCGGGATTTTATCTACCGGAATAATTTGTTTCGGAGTTTCATAAACATCTAAAAAGCAGGATATTTTGGTCAGTAAATCCTGTTCCGAGATAGCTTTCGATTCGATTAGTAGCACCACTTTTTCCCCCAGTTTCGGATCGGGTGCGGAGGTGATGCAGAACGGAATATCAAGAATTTGAGAGAGTTTTCGTTCAATCTGTTCGGTTTGCTGCTTGATGCCGCCGCTGTTGATCACGTTGTCTTTTCGGCCCAGAATTTCGAAACTTCCGTCGGGCAAAATGCGGGCAATATCGTTGGTAACTATAGTGCCGCGGCAGATCAGGGGCGCATCGATCACCAGTGTTCCTTCTTCGGAAAGGGAGATGTTGACATTATTGACCGGACAGTAGGTTTCGGATCGCGCCGGGCCGTTAAGGCGTCGCAGTGCGATGTGCGACAGTGTTTCGGTCATGCCGTAAGTGGAGTACCAGCCATTGGGCAACGCGGCAACCGCCTTTTCCAGTTCCGGATCGATGGCAGCACCCCCGATAATACCATTTTTAATGGTTTCCAGAGCCGTTTTATCGTTCGACAAGGAGTTGAATACCTGTAGCGGAACCATGGCGGCAAAGTCAAAGATCAAACCATGGGGAATATTTGCCAGCGGGCGGCCATCCGGCGCAACGGAGTAGAGATCAAGTCCGGCAACGAGAGAGCGTACTATCATCATTTTACCGGCGATGTAGCGAACCGGCAGGCAGAGCAGTGCTTTGTCGCCTTGTTCCAGACCTAAAGCCGAGCAAGTGGTGATCGCACTTTGCATCATCCGCTCTTTTTCCACCACAATA belongs to Paludibacter jiangxiensis and includes:
- the panD gene encoding aspartate 1-decarboxylase; its protein translation is MQIEVLKSKIHRVTVTDANLNYIGSITLDEDLMDAANLIEHEKVSILNNNNGARFETYIIKGERGSGTVCLNGAAARLVQPGDIVLVVSFATMDFEEAKTWKPTIIFPDTATNKLK
- the panC gene encoding pantoate--beta-alanine ligase, with the protein product MKVFSTIADLKAEIAAQKAAGKTIGLVPTMGALHAGHASLVKKCAAENDVTVVSVFVNPTQFNDKNDLKNYPRTLEKDTELLQSVGCNLIFAPSEDEIYPEPDTRVFDFAPLDKVMEGKYRPGHFNGVAQIVSKLFDIVTPDKAYFGEKDFQQLAIIREMVKQLGLPLEIIACPIVREADGLALSSRNARLTDSQRKKAVTISKVLFESRNFAPSKSIAELTDWVIDNVNKESELRVEYFEIVDGNTLQAVSDWNQTDYIVGCITVFCGEVRLIDNIRYK
- the pyrH gene encoding UMP kinase, translated to MAIYKRILLKISGESLMGEKQYGIDETRLGEYAAQIKEIADMGVQIGIVIGGGNIFRGLSGASKGFDRVKGDQMGMLATVINSLALSSALESLGMKTRVLTAIRMEPIGEFYSKAKAIESMERGEVAIFSAGTGNPFFTTDTGSSLRAIEIEADVMLKGTRVDGIYTADPEKDPTATKFDEITYDEIYIRGLKVMDLTATTMCKENKMPIYVFDMDTVGNLKKVMSGEKIGTLVKL
- a CDS encoding metallophosphoesterase family protein, yielding MKRLAIIILLWAEIVCSVSAFAQNITGSFRFALITDTHLKQTDLRNEATLRQTVKDLNSQNNLDFVIVAGDVADKGDRPSLLKAKQLLDSLKIPYYAIPGNHDTRHCKTITGTFDSVFIQHHFLFNHKGYSFIGFNTGQGNGNNRGRVNQNELNWINRQLSKIPSHHPIIAVTHFPIVSVQVDDSAKIINTLLKYNTKAILGGHYHRNAVFDYNGVPGILTRTLQQSLAGKSGYSIFEIANQIRVYERNPLTSSSYLWLTLPLNKENETIAESNP
- a CDS encoding nucleoside permease — translated: MNIKFRLTLMSFLQFFIWGSWLISLGGYLGRNLNFEGGQIGSIFATLGIASLVMPGIIGIIADKWVNAERLLGICHLFGAGALFYASTLTDYDHMYWAMLINLFFYMPTIALNNTVAYNALEQYKYDIVKAFPPIRTFGTIGFIVAMWVVDLSGFKNSNAQLYVGSIASLFMALYSFTLPACPPAKTEHKSLMSALGLDALVLFKTRKMAVFFFFAMLLGAALQITNSYGDLFIGSFKSIPEYAESFGVKHSVILLSLSQMSETLFILTIPFFLKRFGIKQVMLMSMLAWVLRFGFFGIGNPGSGLTLLILSMIVYGMAFDFFNISGSLFVETEAKPEIRASAQGLFMMMTNGLGAIMGGYASGAIVDLYSKYGEGGVLISRDWPTIWFIFAGYAMVIAVLFALFFKYKHKANSI
- a CDS encoding AMP-binding protein, which gives rise to MVEGDQLWNKLPENEENTPFCLDRNHQSITLNGIPYSKELALILANIKLTDPETPEWERELFAFLQAWWNDSPTLTVHTSGSTGTPKNIVVEKERMMQSAITTCSALGLEQGDKALLCLPVRYIAGKMMIVRSLVAGLDLYSVAPDGRPLANIPHGLIFDFAAMVPLQVFNSLSNDKTALETIKNGIIGGAAIDPELEKAVAALPNGWYSTYGMTETLSHIALRRLNGPARSETYCPVNNVNISLSEEGTLVIDAPLICRGTIVTNDIARILPDGSFEILGRKDNVINSGGIKQQTEQIERKLSQILDIPFCITSAPDPKLGEKVVLLIESKAISEQDLLTKISCFLDVYETPKQIIPVDKIPMTPNGKIDRKAAKNMILVI